One segment of Hippopotamus amphibius kiboko isolate mHipAmp2 chromosome 2, mHipAmp2.hap2, whole genome shotgun sequence DNA contains the following:
- the LOC130845661 gene encoding olfactory receptor 4K2-like, which yields MEGVNLSRVSEFVLLGLTDSPELQIFFFMMFSIFYLMTMLGNCLILLTVLSTPHLHSPMYFLLSNLSFIDMCLSSFATPKMIMDFFAQHKTISFEGCISQIFFLHLFTGTEIVLLISMSFDRYIAICKPLHYSSIMSQRVCVGLVVTSWTVGFLHTISQLAFTLYLPFCGPNVVDSFFCDLPLVIQLACIDIYVLGIFMISTSGVIALISFLLLLTSYIIVLVTIKDHSFTGSSKAFSTCTAHFIVVLMFFGPCIFIYMWPFTNFLVDKFLSVFYTIFTPFLNPLIYTLRNQEVKIAMKRKLNNHYSRSKKI from the exons ATGGAGGGGGTCAACCTTTCCAGAGTGTCTGAATTTGTGTTGCTTGGACTTACCGATTCTCCTGAgctccagattttctttttcatgatgttttccattttctactTAATGACCATGTTGGGCAACTGCCTGATTTTGCTCACCGTCCTATCCACCCCCCACCTTCACTCCCCCATGTACTTCCTACTTAGCAACCTGTCTTTCATTGACATGTGTCTGTCCTCCTTCGCCACTCCAAAGATGATCATGGACTTCTTTGCTCAGCACAAGACCATCTCCTTTGAGGGCTGCATTTCTCAGATCTTCTTTCTGCACCTCTTCACTGGGACTGAGATAGTGCTGCTCATCTCCATGTCTTTTGACAGGTACATTGCCATATGCAAACCTCTCCATTATTCATCAATTATGAGCCAAAGAGTGTGTGTCGGGCTTGTGGTAACTTCTTGGACAGTGGGCTTCCTGCATACAATAAGTCAGTTAGCTTTTACCCTTTATTTACccttctgtggtcccaatgtTGTAGACAGTTTCTTCTGTGACCTTCCTTTGGTCATCCAGCTGGcgtgtatagatatatatgttcTTGGAATCTTCATGATTTCAACCAGTGGCGTGATTGCTCTTATAAGTTTTCTGCTTTTGCTCACCTCCTACATCATTGTTCTTGTCACTATCAAGGACCACTCCTTCACAGGATCATCTAAGGCTTTTTCTACCTGTACTGCACATTTTATAGTTGTGTTAATGTTCTTTGGGCCCTGCATCTTTATCTACATGTGGCCTTTCACAAACTTCCTGGTGGAcaaatttctctctgttttctacaCCATCTTTACTCCGTTTCTGAATCCACTTATCTATACTCTGAGAAACCAGGAAGTGAAGATAGCTATGAAAAGGAAACTAAATAACCA ttatagcagatccaagaaaatataa